Proteins from a genomic interval of Spiroplasma endosymbiont of Lonchoptera lutea:
- a CDS encoding APC family permease: protein MSQNVARKYGLFMCLCMVVGTVIGTGIFFKNEGVYGFVNGNGILGIIAWIIGGVVAISFGLSFMEISSAKQDSNSGIALYAKMFAGSKFGRVVRNAMNNIYLPLTAFTVAYYTSKASVWAIGGGQDAEMRLANVLGGSNVYELLLSIFAVLYTLFVIVCCIYNESISKWVQMITVVLKLIPLIFIGIAGLIVVNAGAGAFLETGLGDPKKYEIVKNKGHFEMLLMALPGILFAFDGFLSTTYIQKDVRNSSKNIPLALVFGLTGITFIYVLTSISTLNLDPSGSIAIAAGKIFNNPTVNAVCTRLIFIFILISAFGTLNGYCFSMTKLTRSSLDDGFVVGNDKIWQKVINRFGIKTATLMVMGVLFAVWIVIMALPTIVTDDNYNFFDFISNAGVVMAFMLYGVIIFYGLLNRYRKKIKTLNAWYFIPAAIISILCITLILGYNVYSYFALLVTSENKVGAILQIFFLLLILALPWLGLFMKDNELENDNEAGNASELGQSTSDNGTTNNFSNDNNMPEIYVSLGQITPNETGNDSEFGDEITEL from the coding sequence ATGAGTCAAAATGTCGCAAGAAAATATGGTTTATTTATGTGCCTCTGTATGGTTGTAGGGACAGTAATTGGAACTGGGATTTTCTTTAAAAATGAAGGTGTTTACGGCTTTGTTAATGGTAATGGAATTTTAGGAATCATTGCTTGAATTATTGGTGGTGTTGTAGCAATTTCTTTTGGTTTATCATTTATGGAAATTTCATCGGCAAAACAAGATAGTAATTCGGGAATTGCTTTATATGCAAAAATGTTTGCTGGTAGTAAATTTGGTCGTGTTGTTCGTAACGCAATGAATAATATTTATTTGCCATTAACTGCTTTTACAGTAGCTTATTATACTAGTAAGGCTTCTGTTTGAGCAATTGGTGGCGGTCAAGATGCGGAAATGCGTTTAGCAAATGTCTTAGGTGGTTCTAATGTGTATGAATTATTATTAAGTATTTTTGCAGTTTTATATACTTTATTTGTTATTGTTTGTTGCATTTATAATGAATCAATTAGTAAATGAGTACAAATGATTACCGTTGTTTTAAAATTAATACCATTAATTTTTATTGGTATTGCTGGATTAATTGTTGTTAATGCAGGAGCAGGTGCTTTTTTAGAAACTGGATTAGGTGATCCAAAAAAATATGAAATTGTTAAAAATAAAGGTCATTTTGAAATGCTATTAATGGCGTTACCAGGAATTCTTTTTGCCTTTGATGGTTTTTTATCAACAACTTATATTCAAAAAGATGTTCGGAATTCTAGTAAAAATATTCCTTTAGCCTTAGTTTTTGGTTTAACAGGAATTACTTTTATTTATGTTTTAACTTCAATTTCAACATTAAATTTAGACCCTAGTGGTAGCATTGCTATTGCTGCGGGGAAAATATTTAATAATCCAACAGTTAATGCTGTTTGTACGCGCTTAATTTTTATTTTTATTCTTATTAGTGCTTTTGGCACTTTAAATGGTTATTGTTTTTCAATGACAAAGTTAACAAGGTCATCATTAGATGATGGTTTTGTTGTTGGTAACGATAAAATATGACAAAAAGTTATTAATCGTTTTGGTATTAAAACAGCAACATTAATGGTGATGGGAGTATTATTTGCAGTTTGAATTGTAATTATGGCACTACCAACGATAGTTACTGATGATAATTATAATTTCTTTGATTTTATTAGTAATGCTGGTGTTGTGATGGCATTTATGTTATATGGTGTAATTATTTTTTATGGTTTATTAAATCGTTATCGTAAAAAAATTAAAACGCTTAATGCTTGATATTTTATTCCGGCAGCGATTATTTCCATATTATGTATTACTTTAATATTAGGATATAATGTTTATTCTTACTTTGCTTTATTAGTAACCTCTGAAAATAAAGTAGGAGCAATTTTACAAATTTTCTTTTTACTATTAATTCTTGCTTTGCCTTGATTAGGATTATTTATGAAAGATAATGAATTAGAAAATGATAATGAAGCTGGTAATGCATCAGAACTTGGACAATCAACAAGTGATAATGGGACGACAAATAATTTTTCTAATGATAATAATATGCCAGAAATTTATGTTTCTCTGGGACAAATTACTCCTAATGAGACTGGTAATGATTCTGAATTTGGTGATGAAATTACAGAATTATAA
- a CDS encoding IS30 family transposase: MGYKHLGIDERIYIENQLKFKVKISEIAKNLNRSISTINREVNRNKDNNHYFSLIAQNKAENRKQLHVYFHKFKNRELVKYVQQKLLLGWSPEQIYGRIKNFHQEWIISFKTIYNWIYSGLLEKVTSKNLRRKGKKRKSQENRGKFNGKSIKERNVNNRITLGHWEGDTVVSSRGKSKSCLITLVERTSRFTLAILVENRTTKVINKNISHYLSILPNNLVKTITFDRGKEFANWQQLEKNLNVKIYFADAYSPWQRGTNENTNSLIREKFPKKFNFSNTTKNAVHKFILSLNQRPRKILNYLSPIEYLVRKII, from the coding sequence ATGGGATACAAACATCTTGGCATAGATGAAAGAATTTATATTGAGAATCAATTGAAATTTAAAGTAAAAATTAGTGAAATAGCTAAAAATCTTAATCGAAGTATTAGTACTATTAATCGAGAAGTTAATAGAAATAAAGATAATAATCATTATTTTTCATTAATTGCACAAAATAAAGCAGAAAATAGAAAACAATTACATGTTTATTTTCATAAATTTAAAAATAGAGAATTAGTAAAATATGTACAACAAAAATTATTATTAGGTTGATCGCCTGAACAAATTTATGGCAGAATTAAAAATTTTCATCAAGAATGAATTATTAGTTTTAAAACAATTTACAATTGAATTTATTCTGGATTACTTGAAAAGGTTACTAGTAAAAATTTAAGAAGAAAAGGTAAGAAACGAAAATCTCAAGAAAATCGGGGTAAATTTAATGGTAAATCCATTAAAGAACGAAATGTTAATAATCGCATAACTCTTGGCCATTGAGAAGGTGATACTGTAGTATCATCACGAGGTAAAAGTAAATCATGTTTAATAACTTTAGTTGAAAGAACATCAAGATTTACTTTAGCAATATTAGTTGAAAATAGAACTACTAAAGTTATTAACAAAAATATTAGTCATTATTTATCAATTCTTCCAAATAATCTTGTTAAGACTATAACATTTGATAGGGGTAAAGAATTTGCTAATTGACAACAACTTGAAAAAAATTTAAATGTGAAAATTTATTTTGCTGATGCATATTCACCTTGACAAAGAGGTACTAATGAAAATACTAATAGTTTAATTAGAGAAAAATTTCCTAAAAAATTTAATTTTTCAAACACTACTAAAAATGCAGTTCATAAATTTATATTGTCTTTAAACCAAAGACCAAGAAAAATACTAAATTATCTTTCGCCAATCGAATATTTGGTTAGAAAAATAATTTAG
- a CDS encoding IS3 family transposase (programmed frameshift), translating to MGNKTSYSEEFKKQIVMLYKNDKSVINLGKEYNLPKPTIYSWIKNYNNSGSFKAKDNRTVEENELIYLRKENQQLRMENDIFKASSTDNREKITIINNNKNKYSVRKICKILGLLKSTYYYQTNKCTKFDVNNYEQEVISAFNKSRKIYGARKIKAVLIRKNIILSRRKIRFIMIKNNLVSKYTKLKYCNHKKTVNNDEINNVLNHQFNDKKPNEVVVSDLTYVQVGTKWHYICLLIDLFNREVIGYSAGPNKTAELVQQAFHKITRPLNKITLFHTDRGNEFKNKIIDEILITFKIKRSLSSKGCPYDNAVVEATYKTFKTEFINGKKFANLTQLKCELFDFVNWYNNIRIHGSLNYLTPVEFRKYQST from the exons ATGGGAAATAAAACCTCATACTCTGAAGAATTTAAAAAACAAATTGTAATGCTATACAAAAATGACAAAAGTGTTATTAATTTAGGGAAAGAATATAATTTACCAAAACCAACTATTTATAGTTGAATTAAAAATTATAATAATTCTGGGTCATTTAAAGCAAAAGATAATCGCACTGTCGAAGAAAATGAATTAATTTACTTGCGAAAAGAAAACCAACAATTACGAATGGAAAATGACATTT TTAAAGCAAGCAGCACTGATAATCGGGAAAAAATAACAATAATTAATAACAACAAAAATAAATATTCAGTGAGGAAAATATGTAAGATTTTAGGTTTACTAAAATCAACATATTATTATCAAACTAATAAATGCACCAAGTTTGATGTTAATAATTATGAACAAGAAGTTATCAGTGCATTTAATAAAAGTCGCAAGATTTATGGTGCTCGTAAAATTAAAGCTGTTTTAATAAGAAAAAATATCATTTTATCACGACGAAAAATCCGATTCATTATGATCAAAAATAATTTGGTTTCTAAATACACCAAGTTAAAATATTGTAATCATAAAAAAACAGTTAATAATGACGAAATTAATAATGTTTTAAATCATCAATTTAATGACAAAAAACCAAATGAAGTTGTTGTTAGTGATTTAACATATGTTCAAGTTGGCACTAAATGACATTATATTTGTTTATTAATTGACTTGTTTAATCGCGAAGTAATTGGCTATAGTGCTGGACCAAATAAAACTGCTGAATTAGTTCAACAAGCTTTTCACAAGATAACACGACCATTAAATAAAATAACTTTATTTCATACTGATCGTGGTAATGAGTTTAAAAATAAAATTATTGATGAAATTTTAATAACCTTTAAAATTAAAAGATCATTAAGCTCCAAAGGATGCCCATATGATAATGCTGTTGTTGAAGCAACTTACAAAACCTTTAAAACCGAATTTATTAACGGTAAAAAATTTGCAAACTTAACACAACTAAAATGCGAACTATTTGATTTTGTTAATTGATATAACAATATTCGAATTCATGGCAGTTTAAATTATTTAACTCCCGTTGAATTTAGAAAATACCAGTCTACATAA
- a CDS encoding IS30 family transposase, with protein MNREVNRNKDNNHYFSLIAQNKAENRKQLHVYFHKFKNRELVKYVQQKLLLGWSPEQIYGRIKNFHQEWIISFKTIYNWIYSGLLEKVTSKNLRRKGKKRKSQENWGKFNGKSIKERNVNNRITLGHWEGDTVVSSRGKSKSCLITLVERTSRFTLAILVENRTTKVINKNISHYLSILPNNLVKTITFDRGKEFANWQQLEKNLNVKIYFADAYSPWQRGTNENTNGLIREKFPKKFNFSNTTKNAVHKFILSLNQRPRKILNYLSPIEYLVRKII; from the coding sequence ATTAATCGAGAAGTTAATAGAAATAAAGATAATAATCATTATTTTTCATTAATTGCACAAAATAAAGCAGAAAATAGAAAACAATTACATGTTTATTTTCATAAATTTAAAAATAGAGAATTAGTAAAATATGTACAACAAAAATTATTATTAGGTTGATCGCCTGAACAAATTTATGGCAGAATTAAAAATTTTCATCAAGAATGAATTATTAGTTTTAAAACAATTTACAATTGAATTTATTCTGGATTACTTGAAAAGGTTACTAGTAAAAATTTAAGAAGAAAAGGTAAGAAACGAAAATCTCAAGAAAATTGGGGTAAATTTAATGGTAAATCCATTAAAGAACGAAATGTTAATAATCGCATAACTCTTGGCCATTGAGAAGGTGATACTGTAGTATCATCACGAGGTAAAAGTAAATCATGTTTAATAACTTTAGTTGAAAGAACATCAAGATTTACTTTAGCAATATTAGTTGAAAATAGAACTACTAAAGTTATTAACAAAAATATTAGTCATTATTTATCAATTCTTCCAAATAATCTTGTTAAGACTATAACATTTGATAGGGGTAAAGAATTTGCTAATTGACAACAACTTGAAAAAAATTTAAATGTGAAAATTTATTTTGCTGATGCATATTCACCTTGACAAAGAGGTACTAATGAAAATACTAATGGTTTAATTAGAGAAAAATTTCCTAAAAAATTTAATTTTTCAAACACTACTAAAAATGCAGTTCATAAATTTATATTGTCTTTAAACCAAAGACCAAGAAAAATACTAAATTATCTTTCGCCAATCGAATATTTGGTTAGAAAAATAATTTAG
- a CDS encoding IS30 family transposase, whose amino-acid sequence MVALNFTIWQEYKSYGFSIRKIAKAIDYSKSTVHRVCKLLNQNLLPLEILNQVQKNKQNAGRKLIILTLTEINTINHLLITKNYALDIIADFLKKNKIKNISTKTLYNMFKTNRMGFDEKNLLRKGKNKPHKQKETRGRINNCKSIHERNLIIPNIKNIQEFGHLEGDTIVGKDHKSSIITLADIWSKITIPLKTKNHKAESITQSIIKFISKLIPGTIKTITFDRGKEFSKWKLIEKNCNVKIYFADAGKPCQRGLNENNNGILRRYLPKSTDLSSYKQKDLNSIAFQINFTPRKSLSYKRPIDLIQLF is encoded by the coding sequence TTAGTTGCACTTAACTTTACAATTTGGCAAGAATATAAAAGTTATGGATTTTCTATTCGTAAAATAGCAAAAGCAATTGATTATAGTAAATCAACTGTACACAGAGTTTGTAAATTATTAAATCAAAACTTATTACCATTAGAAATATTGAATCAAGTTCAAAAAAATAAACAAAATGCAGGTAGAAAATTAATAATTTTAACTTTAACAGAAATTAATACTATCAATCATTTGTTAATTACTAAAAATTATGCTCTTGATATAATTGCTGATTTTTTAAAGAAAAATAAAATAAAAAATATTTCAACAAAAACTTTATATAACATGTTTAAAACAAATCGAATGGGTTTTGATGAAAAAAATTTATTGAGAAAAGGCAAAAATAAACCTCATAAACAAAAAGAAACTAGGGGCAGAATTAATAATTGTAAATCTATTCATGAAAGAAATTTAATCATTCCAAATATTAAAAATATACAAGAATTTGGCCATTTAGAGGGAGATACTATCGTTGGTAAAGATCATAAAAGTTCTATTATTACTTTAGCTGATATATGATCAAAAATCACAATTCCTTTGAAAACTAAAAATCATAAAGCAGAAAGTATTACACAAAGTATAATAAAATTTATTTCAAAATTAATACCAGGAACAATTAAAACTATTACTTTTGATCGTGGTAAAGAATTTAGTAAATGAAAATTAATTGAAAAAAATTGTAATGTTAAAATTTATTTTGCAGATGCCGGCAAACCTTGTCAAAGAGGTTTAAATGAGAACAATAATGGTATTTTAAGAAGATATTTACCAAAATCTACTGATTTATCTTCATATAAACAAAAAGACTTAAATTCTATAGCATTTCAAATTAATTTTACACCCAGAAAATCATTATCTTATAAAAGACCAATAGATTTAATACAATTATTTTAA
- a CDS encoding IS30 family transposase: MYKYLTIESIIAIKEYKSYGFSIRKIAKAIDYSKSTVHRVCKLLNQNLLLLEILNQVQKNKQNAGRKLIILTLTEINTINHLLITKNYALDIIADFLKKNKIKNISTKTLYNMFKTNRMGFDEKNLLRKGKNKPHKQKETRGRINNCKSIHERNLIIPNIKNIQEFGHLEGDTIVGKDHKSSIITLADLWSKTTIPLKTKNHKAESITQSIIKFISKLIPGTIKTITFDRGKEFSKWKLIEKNCNVKIYFADAGKPCQRGLNENNNGILRRYLPKSTDLSSYKQKDLNSIAFQINSTPRKSLSYKRPIDLIQLF; encoded by the coding sequence ATGTATAAGTATCTGACTATTGAATCAATAATAGCAATAAAAGAATATAAAAGTTATGGATTTTCTATTCGTAAAATAGCAAAAGCAATTGATTATAGTAAATCAACTGTACACAGAGTTTGTAAATTATTAAATCAAAACTTATTACTATTAGAAATATTGAATCAAGTTCAAAAAAATAAACAAAATGCAGGTAGAAAATTAATAATTTTAACTTTAACAGAAATTAATACTATCAATCATTTGTTAATTACTAAAAATTATGCTCTTGATATAATTGCTGATTTTTTAAAGAAAAATAAAATAAAAAATATTTCAACAAAAACTTTATATAACATGTTTAAAACAAATCGAATGGGTTTTGATGAAAAAAATTTATTGAGAAAAGGCAAAAATAAACCTCATAAACAAAAAGAAACTAGGGGCAGAATTAATAATTGTAAATCTATTCATGAAAGAAATTTAATCATTCCAAATATTAAAAATATACAAGAATTTGGCCATTTAGAGGGAGATACTATCGTTGGTAAAGATCATAAAAGTTCTATTATTACTTTAGCTGATCTATGATCAAAAACCACAATTCCTTTGAAAACTAAAAATCATAAAGCAGAAAGTATTACACAAAGTATAATAAAATTTATTTCAAAATTAATACCAGGAACAATTAAAACTATTACTTTTGATCGTGGTAAAGAATTTAGTAAATGAAAATTAATTGAAAAAAATTGTAATGTTAAAATTTATTTTGCAGATGCCGGAAAACCTTGTCAAAGAGGTTTAAATGAGAACAATAATGGTATTTTAAGAAGATATTTACCAAAATCTACTGATTTATCTTCATATAAACAAAAAGACTTAAATTCTATAGCATTTCAAATTAATTCTACACCCAGAAAATCATTATCTTATAAAAGGCCAATAGATTTAATACAATTATTTTAA
- the plsY gene encoding glycerol-3-phosphate 1-O-acyltransferase PlsY, with product MSTASIIMTTLGCVIGYLVGSLSPAILISKYYFKTDVRNHYSKNAGATNTARIMGTKFGLIILILDGLKIGLVLAIVKLLSLINSPSFTLNESSVYISAVFAVFGHCLPIYHKFKGGKGVGPFLGFTLFLNPIYFIIATIVWWTIFLTIRIVSIASLICAISIFCCSWITQINNLPVNMWINHSELFFSYLLPNYWTQLIVGLIVLIVILRHYQNIYRIFTGQEKQFSNKK from the coding sequence ATGAGTACTGCATCAATCATTATGACAACCTTGGGATGTGTTATTGGTTATTTAGTTGGTTCACTATCACCAGCAATTCTTATTAGTAAATATTATTTTAAAACTGATGTCCGTAACCATTATTCCAAAAATGCCGGTGCTACTAATACTGCCAGAATTATGGGAACCAAATTTGGTTTAATTATTCTTATTTTAGATGGTTTAAAAATTGGTCTTGTTTTAGCAATTGTAAAATTACTATCACTAATTAATTCACCAAGCTTTACTCTTAATGAAAGCTCAGTTTATATTAGTGCTGTTTTTGCTGTTTTCGGACATTGCTTGCCAATTTATCATAAATTTAAAGGTGGTAAAGGTGTTGGACCCTTTTTAGGCTTTACACTTTTTCTTAATCCAATTTATTTCATTATTGCAACTATTGTATGATGAACAATATTTCTAACTATTCGCATTGTTTCTATTGCGTCATTAATATGTGCTATATCTATTTTTTGTTGCTCTTGAATTACGCAAATAAACAATTTGCCTGTAAATATGTGAATTAATCACTCCGAGTTATTTTTTTCATACTTATTGCCTAATTATTGAACGCAATTAATTGTTGGTTTGATTGTTTTAATTGTTATTTTACGACACTATCAAAATATTTATCGAATTTTTACTGGACAAGAAAAACAATTTAGTAATAAAAAATAA
- a CDS encoding IS3 family transposase (programmed frameshift) — protein MGNKTSYSEEFKKQIVMLYKNDKSVINLGKEYNLPKPTIYSWIKNYNNSGSFKAKDNRTVEENELIYLRKENQQLRMENDIFKASSTDNREKITIINNNKNKYSVRKICKILGLLKSTYYYQTNKCTKFDVNNYEQEVISAFNKSRKIYGARKIKAVLIRKNIILSRRKIRFIMIKNNLVSKYTKLKYCNHKKTVNNDEINNVLNRQFNDKKPNEVVVSDLTYVQVGTKWHYICLLIDLFNREVIGYSAGPNKTAELVQQAFHKITRPLNKITLFHTDRGNEFKNKIIDEILITFKIKRSLSSKGCPYDNAVAEATYKTFKTEFINGKKFANLTQLKCELFDFVNWYNNIRIHGSLNYLTPVEFRKYQST, from the exons ATGGGAAATAAAACCTCATACTCTGAAGAATTTAAAAAACAAATTGTAATGCTATACAAAAATGACAAAAGTGTTATTAATTTAGGGAAAGAATATAATTTACCAAAACCAACTATTTATAGTTGAATTAAAAATTATAATAATTCTGGGTCATTTAAAGCAAAAGATAATCGCACTGTCGAAGAAAATGAATTAATTTACTTGCGAAAAGAAAACCAACAATTACGGATGGAAAATGACATTT TTAAAGCAAGCAGCACTGATAATCGGGAAAAAATAACAATAATTAATAACAACAAAAATAAATATTCAGTGAGGAAAATATGTAAGATTTTAGGTTTACTAAAATCAACATATTATTATCAAACTAATAAATGCACCAAGTTTGATGTTAATAATTATGAACAAGAAGTTATCAGTGCATTTAATAAAAGTCGCAAGATTTATGGTGCTCGTAAAATTAAAGCTGTTTTAATAAGAAAAAATATCATTTTATCACGACGAAAAATCCGATTCATTATGATCAAAAATAATTTGGTTTCTAAATACACCAAGTTAAAATATTGTAATCATAAAAAAACAGTTAATAATGACGAAATTAATAATGTTTTAAATCGTCAATTTAATGACAAAAAACCAAATGAAGTTGTTGTTAGTGATTTAACATATGTTCAAGTTGGCACTAAATGACATTATATTTGTTTATTAATTGACTTGTTTAATCGCGAAGTAATTGGCTATAGTGCTGGGCCAAATAAAACTGCTGAATTAGTTCAACAAGCTTTTCACAAGATAACACGACCATTAAATAAAATAACTTTATTTCATACTGATCGTGGTAATGAGTTTAAAAATAAAATTATTGATGAAATTTTAATAACCTTTAAAATTAAAAGATCATTAAGCTCCAAAGGATGCCCATATGATAATGCTGTTGCTGAAGCAACTTACAAAACCTTTAAAACCGAATTTATTAACGGTAAAAAATTTGCAAACTTAACACAACTAAAATGCGAACTATTTGATTTTGTTAATTGATATAACAATATTCGAATTCATGGCAGTTTAAATTATTTAACTCCCGTTGAATTTAGAAAATACCAGTCTACATAA
- a CDS encoding alpha/beta hydrolase translates to MQELKILSFDNNELHLYIWDQVIKPKGVMQLVHGSSEYAFRYDEFAKYLNANGWIVIGNDLRGHGKTVTDKDHLGFFSVKDGWDKLVLDLKVVNDYIVHNYPKLGITMLGQSMGSFLARHYATLYSYTIESLVICATTWKSKMQLWTGKFIAKYLQKRQPLHSPSNFINNLTYKKFSKKIKEKDNDLAWLTRDKNIQEKFRNDPLTGQIFTASAFKDMFTGLLYIMKKKNIIKTRKTLPIFFIGGMSDPVGNFGKDVEKTARKYRQYGFKKTSILLYSGMRHEILNEIGKEQVYQDILNFINKYNSK, encoded by the coding sequence ATGCAAGAATTAAAAATTTTATCGTTTGATAATAATGAACTTCATTTATATATATGAGATCAAGTCATTAAACCTAAAGGGGTTATGCAATTAGTGCATGGGTCAAGTGAATATGCTTTTCGTTATGATGAATTTGCTAAGTATTTAAATGCTAATGGTTGAATCGTTATTGGTAATGATCTTCGGGGACATGGAAAAACGGTTACTGATAAAGACCACTTAGGATTTTTTAGTGTTAAGGATGGTTGAGATAAGCTGGTATTAGATTTAAAAGTAGTGAATGATTATATTGTTCATAATTATCCCAAATTAGGAATTACAATGTTAGGGCAATCAATGGGTTCATTTTTAGCGCGACATTATGCAACATTATACTCTTATACTATTGAATCATTAGTTATTTGTGCCACAACTTGAAAATCAAAAATGCAATTATGAACTGGTAAATTTATTGCTAAATATTTACAAAAACGACAACCATTACATTCTCCTAGTAATTTTATTAATAATTTAACTTATAAAAAATTTAGTAAGAAAATTAAAGAAAAAGATAATGATTTAGCTTGACTAACTCGTGATAAAAATATTCAAGAAAAATTTAGAAATGATCCCTTAACGGGACAAATATTTACTGCTAGTGCTTTTAAAGATATGTTTACAGGTTTATTGTATATTATGAAAAAGAAAAATATTATTAAAACTCGGAAAACTTTACCAATATTTTTTATTGGGGGAATGAGTGATCCGGTTGGTAATTTTGGTAAAGATGTTGAAAAAACTGCAAGAAAATATCGTCAATATGGTTTTAAAAAAACAAGCATTTTATTATATTCAGGAATGCGTCATGAAATTTTAAATGAAATTGGTAAAGAACAAGTATATCAAGATATTTTAAATTTTATTAATAAGTATAATAGTAAATAA